One window from the genome of Dyadobacter sp. CECT 9275 encodes:
- a CDS encoding PVC-type heme-binding CxxCH protein: protein MNVKKLLSVSTGVVIASGLMMASYERSNPSMVESPKLDSLYKDLTDAQKRSPKYAVAGLTVADGLEATLFASEPTLTNPTNIDVDYLGRVWVCEAYNYRPAINGNPTHQEGDRILILEDTDGDGKSDKTTVFYQGAELNAPLGIWVMGNKVIVSQSPYVWLFTDENGDGKADKKEIIFEGVGGEQHDHGMHAFIFGPDGKLYFNFGNEGGHLLDGKGKPIVGKDGKVIDFKKLKQGMVFRCDPDFKNIEVLGNNFRNNYEVAVDSYGTMWQSDNDDDGNKGVRINYVMQYGNYGYTDEITGAGWRANRTNIEDSIPFRHWHLNDPGVVPNLLQTGSGSPTGMVVYEGRLLPKVFWGQMIHCDAGPNVVRSYPVQKAGAGYTAKIVNVLEGKRDQWFRPSDVCVAPDGSLIISDWYDPGVGGHQAGDQNRGRLYRVAPANSPYRIPKVDFSTASGALQGLQSPNLSVRYLAWNALEKMGSSGLSEVGKFFQQKDADPRMRARALWFLAKHATAPRTYLDRAAKDSNPDIRIVGLRAASELANGNLTGYLKLLSKDPEPQVRRECALLLHGHKSAEAAGIWADLARQYDGKDRWYLEALGIGAEGQWDTFFKAWLAKAGADPVATQAGKDIVWRSRGKESVTLLASLASDPGVDLKNRLRYFRAFDFNEGAAEKSRALLKIVKGNAANQNQVTELALRHLDPAFVKQSPEAMEAVKRLLDSSYGTQVYLEILSRYELVSENNRLLDMAVANASSGLGKSAAQQLLKQGGAPLVWSTIKGKEEARAQAALLSIKGVGNKESLDILEAVSVDSKYPINLRTEAVKALGGTTKGEDRVLLLLKQGKLGGELKSAAVEGLSGAWRKSVKKEAASYQEGSDTAVKKHPALAELVTMKGNVTKGKQIFSMYCSVCHQVNGEGIDFGPKLSEIGSKLPKEGQYAAIFTPSAGISFGYEGFEVNLKDGSSVTGIVASKTETDLIMKFPGGATQEYKMSQVKSMKQLSDSMMPSGLQDAMSTEELTGLVEYLGSLKKK from the coding sequence ATGAATGTTAAAAAGTTATTGTCCGTTTCAACGGGCGTAGTAATTGCCTCAGGTTTGATGATGGCGTCCTATGAGCGGTCAAACCCCAGTATGGTGGAAAGTCCAAAACTGGACAGTCTGTATAAAGATCTGACCGACGCCCAGAAACGTTCGCCCAAATATGCTGTGGCGGGGCTTACCGTCGCCGATGGCCTTGAAGCCACGCTTTTTGCCTCTGAACCAACTTTGACTAATCCTACCAATATTGATGTGGATTATCTTGGTCGCGTCTGGGTTTGCGAGGCATACAATTACCGGCCGGCTATAAATGGCAATCCTACGCATCAGGAGGGTGACAGGATACTGATACTGGAAGATACTGACGGGGACGGCAAATCGGACAAAACGACCGTTTTTTATCAGGGAGCCGAACTTAACGCACCGTTGGGTATCTGGGTGATGGGAAATAAAGTGATCGTTTCACAAAGTCCTTATGTGTGGCTGTTTACTGATGAGAACGGAGATGGAAAGGCTGACAAAAAGGAGATTATTTTCGAGGGAGTAGGAGGAGAGCAGCACGACCACGGTATGCACGCTTTCATATTCGGGCCGGATGGAAAGCTCTATTTTAATTTTGGGAACGAGGGCGGGCACTTGCTGGATGGCAAGGGGAAACCCATTGTAGGAAAAGACGGCAAGGTCATTGATTTCAAAAAACTAAAACAGGGAATGGTATTCCGCTGTGACCCTGACTTTAAAAACATCGAAGTTTTAGGGAATAATTTCCGTAATAATTATGAGGTTGCGGTGGATAGTTATGGTACCATGTGGCAGTCGGACAATGATGATGACGGCAATAAGGGAGTACGGATCAACTACGTCATGCAGTATGGAAATTATGGTTATACGGATGAAATTACCGGCGCAGGATGGCGGGCTAACCGAACCAATATAGAGGACTCGATCCCATTCAGGCACTGGCATCTGAATGATCCTGGCGTGGTACCCAACTTATTGCAAACGGGCTCAGGATCGCCAACCGGTATGGTAGTTTACGAAGGCCGTCTGTTACCTAAGGTGTTCTGGGGGCAGATGATTCACTGTGATGCCGGGCCTAATGTTGTCCGGTCCTATCCTGTTCAAAAGGCCGGAGCCGGTTATACCGCTAAAATCGTGAATGTACTGGAAGGAAAGCGGGATCAGTGGTTCAGGCCATCGGATGTTTGTGTAGCACCGGACGGCTCCCTCATCATTTCCGATTGGTATGATCCCGGGGTTGGCGGGCATCAGGCTGGTGATCAGAACCGGGGCAGGCTCTACCGCGTGGCTCCGGCGAATAGCCCCTACAGAATTCCTAAGGTAGATTTTTCCACAGCTTCCGGAGCACTTCAGGGTTTGCAAAGCCCGAATTTGTCAGTACGTTATCTGGCCTGGAATGCGCTTGAGAAAATGGGTAGCAGTGGTTTGTCGGAGGTTGGGAAATTCTTCCAGCAAAAAGATGCAGATCCGCGTATGCGGGCACGTGCCTTATGGTTTCTGGCCAAACATGCAACTGCACCTAGAACATATCTTGACCGCGCAGCTAAGGACAGCAACCCCGACATCAGGATAGTCGGATTAAGGGCGGCATCTGAACTGGCTAACGGAAATCTGACAGGTTATTTAAAACTTCTTTCAAAAGACCCTGAACCGCAGGTGAGACGCGAATGCGCCTTGCTGCTTCATGGTCATAAATCTGCGGAGGCCGCCGGTATATGGGCCGATCTGGCCCGGCAATATGACGGCAAGGACAGATGGTATCTTGAGGCGCTGGGCATTGGAGCAGAAGGACAATGGGATACGTTCTTCAAGGCATGGCTGGCAAAAGCAGGTGCGGATCCTGTCGCCACTCAGGCCGGAAAAGATATCGTTTGGCGGTCGCGGGGGAAAGAGTCGGTAACTCTCCTGGCCTCACTGGCTTCCGATCCCGGTGTTGACCTGAAAAACCGTCTCAGGTATTTCCGTGCTTTTGATTTTAATGAAGGCGCCGCTGAAAAATCCAGGGCATTGCTGAAAATAGTGAAAGGAAACGCTGCCAATCAGAACCAGGTGACCGAACTCGCATTGCGGCATCTGGACCCAGCTTTTGTAAAACAAAGCCCCGAGGCTATGGAGGCCGTGAAAAGGCTGCTGGATTCTTCCTATGGTACGCAGGTCTACCTCGAAATCCTGAGCCGCTACGAGCTTGTTTCTGAAAACAACAGGTTACTGGATATGGCTGTTGCCAATGCTTCGTCAGGACTTGGGAAGTCAGCGGCGCAACAACTGTTGAAACAAGGCGGAGCGCCGCTGGTCTGGAGTACCATTAAAGGGAAGGAAGAAGCTAGGGCACAGGCCGCGTTGCTTTCTATCAAAGGGGTAGGAAATAAAGAATCGCTTGATATCCTTGAGGCTGTTTCTGTGGACAGCAAGTATCCGATCAACCTGAGAACGGAGGCCGTAAAGGCGCTTGGCGGAACCACCAAGGGAGAGGACCGGGTACTGTTATTGTTAAAACAGGGAAAGTTGGGAGGGGAACTGAAAAGTGCGGCTGTAGAGGGATTGAGCGGCGCATGGCGGAAGTCAGTGAAAAAAGAAGCGGCATCTTATCAGGAGGGCTCTGATACAGCGGTTAAGAAACATCCTGCACTTGCCGAGCTCGTAACAATGAAAGGTAATGTAACAAAGGGGAAGCAGATTTTTTCAATGTACTGCTCAGTCTGTCACCAGGTTAACGGAGAGGGGATTGATTTTGGCCCCAAGTTATCGGAGATCGGCAGCAAATTGCCAAAGGAAGGGCAGTATGCTGCAATTTTTACTCCCAGTGCAGGCATCAGTTTTGGATACGAAGGTTTTGAAGTCAATCTGAAGGACGGATCCAGCGTAACGGGTATTGTAGCAAGTAAAACGGAGACCGATCTGATCATGAAATTTCCGGGGGGAGCCACACAGGAATATAAAATGTCTCAGGTGAAATCCATGAAACAGCTTTCTGATTCTATGATGCCCTCAGGCTTGCAGGATGCCATGAGCACCGAAGAACTGACAGGCCTGGTGGAGTATCTGGGAAGTCTGAAGAAAAAATAA